In the Campylobacter sp. RM6914 genome, one interval contains:
- the pstA gene encoding phosphate ABC transporter permease PstA, whose amino-acid sequence MKITNSKNQSDFELKELKIRHFKGRVFKFICSFALLFCVGFLAIFLYKVASLGAGAFSTYYLKQEILITENLLNNPRDALPRQLHGIVSRAWFWEFGNFLQENKNLINTKREFEILLNANAKQYLKNQTSKLSAKNMQLLDELREKGLIVSKFNKEFFLNGDSKIPEAAGVLSSIVGTMLTMFVAMVTSVPIAIASAIYIEEFLKDGKFKSILQVNINNLAAVPSILFGLLGLGVFVNLFGLARGSALAGGLTLSLMSLPIVIVSTTAALKAVPNSIRQAGMALGISKVDVVKDHVLPSAFGGILTGSIVSLAQIIGETAPLIIIGMIAFVPQTPTSLSDATTVIPAQIFSWASMPEFAYVERTNAAILVLLALLLVMNLVAFYLRKKYQKKG is encoded by the coding sequence GTGAAAATAACAAATAGCAAAAACCAAAGTGACTTTGAATTAAAAGAGCTTAAAATTCGCCATTTTAAAGGTAGGGTTTTTAAATTTATCTGCAGTTTTGCATTACTTTTTTGTGTAGGATTTTTGGCTATTTTTCTATATAAAGTAGCCTCTCTTGGAGCTGGTGCTTTTAGTACTTACTATCTAAAACAAGAAATTTTAATAACGGAAAATTTGCTAAACAATCCAAGAGACGCCTTGCCTAGGCAGCTTCATGGTATAGTTTCAAGGGCGTGGTTTTGGGAGTTTGGAAATTTCTTACAAGAGAATAAAAATTTAATAAACACAAAGCGAGAATTTGAAATTTTACTAAATGCTAACGCCAAGCAATACTTAAAAAATCAAACTTCAAAGCTTAGCGCAAAAAATATGCAACTGCTCGATGAGTTACGAGAAAAAGGGCTGATCGTTTCTAAATTTAATAAAGAATTTTTTCTTAATGGCGATTCGAAAATTCCAGAGGCGGCAGGAGTGCTTTCGTCTATAGTGGGGACGATGCTAACGATGTTTGTAGCGATGGTGACATCCGTGCCTATCGCAATAGCTAGCGCGATATATATTGAAGAGTTTTTAAAAGATGGAAAATTTAAAAGTATCTTGCAAGTAAATATCAACAATCTAGCCGCCGTGCCATCTATATTATTTGGACTTTTGGGGCTTGGCGTATTTGTAAATTTATTCGGATTAGCACGCGGTAGTGCCTTAGCGGGCGGTCTTACCTTGTCACTTATGAGCCTGCCTATCGTCATCGTAAGCACCACGGCGGCTCTAAAAGCCGTGCCAAATAGCATAAGGCAAGCCGGTATGGCACTTGGGATATCAAAAGTCGATGTGGTAAAAGATCATGTTTTGCCAAGCGCTTTTGGTGGCATATTGACAGGCTCTATCGTATCTTTAGCTCAGATTATCGGTGAAACCGCACCGCTTATCATCATCGGAATGATAGCTTTCGTGCCACAAACGCCGACATCTTTAAGCGACGCAACAACGGTCATACCGGCTCAAATTTTCTCTTGGGCTAGCATGCCGGAATTTGCTTATGTAGAGAGGACAAATGCAGCGATTTTGGTGCTGTTAGCTTTGCTGCTTGTGATGAATTTAGTAGCATTTTATCTAAGAAAAAAATATCAAAAAAAGGGCTAA
- the pstB gene encoding phosphate ABC transporter ATP-binding protein PstB, with product MKARSVGLNLYYGDKQALYDVNVDIYDKKITALIGASGCGKSTFLRCFNRMNDLIDGCKIGGLVEVNSQDIYASDIDVVAVRRRVGMVFQQPNPFAKSIYDNISYAPLMHGIVKKGSECDELVERCLKSAGLFKEVKDKLKQNATSLSGGQQQRLCIARAIAVRPEIILMDEPTSALDPISTSVIEELMRELRDEFSIVVVTHNMQQAQRVADYTAFFHLGELVEYNKTDEIFNSPQKGKTKDYIKGRFG from the coding sequence ATAAAAGCAAGAAGTGTCGGTTTAAATTTATATTACGGCGACAAGCAAGCGCTTTATGACGTAAATGTTGATATATATGATAAAAAAATTACTGCGCTAATCGGCGCTAGCGGATGTGGCAAGAGCACATTTTTAAGGTGTTTTAATAGAATGAATGACCTGATAGATGGCTGCAAGATAGGCGGTTTAGTAGAGGTAAATTCCCAAGATATCTATGCAAGCGATATCGACGTGGTTGCGGTCAGAAGGCGCGTGGGTATGGTTTTTCAGCAGCCAAATCCATTTGCTAAAAGTATATATGACAATATCTCTTACGCCCCGCTTATGCATGGCATAGTAAAAAAGGGCAGTGAATGTGATGAGCTTGTCGAGCGATGTCTGAAAAGTGCGGGACTTTTTAAGGAAGTCAAAGACAAACTAAAACAAAATGCGACAAGTCTGAGCGGAGGGCAGCAGCAAAGACTTTGTATAGCTAGGGCGATAGCGGTAAGACCCGAGATTATTTTGATGGACGAGCCAACCTCGGCGCTTGACCCAATCTCAACGAGCGTGATAGAAGAGCTTATGCGTGAGCTAAGAGATGAATTTAGTATCGTAGTCGTAACTCATAATATGCAACAAGCTCAGCGTGTAGCAGACTATACGGCGTTTTTTCATCTTGGAGAACTAGTAGAATACAACAAAACAGACGAAATATTTAACTCTCCGCAAAAAGGTAAAACTAAAGACTATATAAAAGGACGATTCGGATGA
- a CDS encoding tyrosine-type recombinase/integrase: protein MEISTEKQIESITVASGKKEFSVKGVKGLKLFCYATGGKIFKFKYQLGSSYTTKTLGEWIKAVYGIKQAQDDAIEVLKKLRDGEEIGKTSVQIKNFGELWAMYKQDALKTQKFKTLQGELSRFEFNLLSALKNTDMQIINIPSKATPLFLDALRSIQTTDNPKSDTVKKLLGRLNQVFDYAIIKGLIQANPTRILSANFSKNFIKVQSEPRKAIVDVDKFKILLSDINEYWGDINVINCLKWTILYALRPSNARLARWEDVDLIKKEWVINGEYMKMGETFILPLTDEAIEFLQTQKMYNRQNSGFIFEGVKHGAPISDNSMRMMLKKLGYDGKMDVHGFRSSLRTILSELNFEEKLGFTEEILSLCIDHKLRNIIKSDESYQRAKFEKAKREVFEYWHKRLREWGLKF from the coding sequence ATGGAAATTTCAACCGAAAAACAGATTGAAAGCATAACGGTTGCTAGCGGCAAAAAAGAATTTAGCGTAAAAGGCGTTAAGGGGCTAAAACTCTTTTGTTATGCTACCGGCGGAAAGATATTTAAATTTAAATATCAGCTAGGTTCAAGCTATACCACAAAAACGCTTGGAGAGTGGATAAAGGCCGTTTACGGTATTAAACAAGCCCAAGACGATGCGATTGAGGTTTTAAAAAAGTTGCGCGACGGCGAAGAGATTGGTAAGACTAGCGTGCAGATAAAGAATTTCGGCGAGCTGTGGGCGATGTACAAGCAAGACGCTCTAAAGACGCAGAAATTTAAGACATTACAAGGCGAACTAAGCAGGTTTGAGTTTAATTTGCTTAGCGCTCTTAAAAATACCGATATGCAAATTATTAATATCCCATCCAAGGCCACTCCGCTATTTTTGGATGCGTTAAGATCCATTCAAACTACGGATAATCCAAAGAGCGATACGGTTAAAAAGCTGCTTGGTAGATTAAATCAAGTATTTGATTATGCGATCATAAAAGGTTTAATACAAGCAAATCCAACTCGCATCCTATCTGCAAATTTCTCTAAAAACTTTATCAAAGTGCAGTCCGAGCCAAGAAAAGCTATCGTTGATGTAGATAAATTTAAGATTTTACTAAGCGACATAAATGAATACTGGGGCGATATAAACGTAATTAACTGCCTAAAATGGACGATACTTTACGCTCTTCGTCCTTCAAACGCAAGACTTGCAAGATGGGAAGACGTCGACTTGATTAAAAAAGAGTGGGTTATAAATGGTGAATATATGAAGATGGGAGAAACTTTTATCTTGCCTTTAACGGATGAGGCGATAGAATTTTTGCAAACTCAAAAGATGTATAATCGCCAAAATTCAGGCTTTATATTTGAAGGCGTAAAGCATGGCGCGCCGATCAGTGATAACTCAATGCGAATGATGCTTAAAAAACTAGGATATGACGGAAAAATGGACGTTCACGGCTTTAGAAGCTCATTAAGAACGATACTTTCAGAGCTAAATTTTGAAGAGAAGCTTGGTTTTACCGAGGAAATTTTATCGCTTTGTATAGATCACAAACTGCGAAACATCATAAAGTCGGACGAAAGCTATCAAAGGGCTAAATTTGAAAAAGCAAAAAGAGAGGTGTTTGAGTATTGGCATAAGAGATTAAGGGAATGGGGGTTAAAATTCTAA
- a CDS encoding plasmid mobilization protein yields the protein MQKNIKPKKKRQKVKIITKRLRISQSEWDIIAAKMAKVGLKFSQFALACMLSRPMTKNPITKELVLELSYQSNNLNQMVKRLNSGESLDKVCLSIISKTNETLERIYDVLSLKSGQKC from the coding sequence ATGCAAAAAAATATTAAGCCAAAAAAGAAGAGGCAGAAAGTAAAAATAATAACCAAGCGTTTGCGTATTAGTCAGAGCGAGTGGGATATTATTGCGGCAAAGATGGCTAAAGTCGGTCTAAAATTCTCTCAGTTCGCACTTGCTTGCATGTTATCAAGACCTATGACTAAAAATCCGATAACAAAGGAGCTTGTGCTTGAACTATCTTATCAAAGCAACAACTTAAATCAAATGGTAAAGAGATTAAATTCGGGTGAAAGTCTTGATAAGGTGTGCTTATCTATTATTTCAAAAACCAATGAAACGCTTGAAAGGATTTATGATGTTTTATCATTAAAGAGCGGTCAAAAATGCTAG
- a CDS encoding relaxase family protein, whose amino-acid sequence MLVKFLPAWDGGGLGSVNYLLNERTENNTARVIKGSKSQTRAVIEQIKFKHKTCFGVLSFAEKAYEISEQAKLEIIDEFERALFGDFMRGRVNCLWVEHSDKNGRLELNVLIPKIDLVTGKSYNPYYSEHDQYRIDLIKRIINNTYRLQSPDDPTREQTIKTSKKNLEYYQNLEQVDKKLHELVKNGFIQSRDHMIELLDRSGIEVTRASKNSISIKLPNQKVKNRLSGGIYSESFKCISDLRGLGEESVRRIKAYHSRDTQAECERYRKELERIIAKRDKFNKKKFARTNARDDIYKQKEQSLEHNLNLDYIINDGVDSGILNQPEIYYEATNKTSQSRADRTASNVTEPKGAADRADESVADTKPVETLSAVKRSNELLYGDTDRDGYTKTEQQILHTYKDGVDDDIRRGIIKRKRELSDDNQTREGEARERYERFIKQQQGINPRTQFPENREQEIIGNFESDIKQIQRELQEAERNLQERIGEFKERFKQRVRGIREQIGRIADKFRANLKDITDMRQ is encoded by the coding sequence ATGCTAGTTAAATTTCTTCCGGCTTGGGATGGCGGCGGATTAGGCAGTGTGAACTATTTGCTAAACGAGCGAACTGAAAACAATACCGCAAGGGTTATCAAGGGTAGCAAGTCCCAAACAAGAGCTGTAATTGAGCAGATTAAATTTAAACATAAAACTTGCTTTGGCGTACTGAGCTTTGCCGAGAAGGCTTATGAAATTTCAGAGCAAGCCAAATTAGAAATAATAGATGAATTTGAAAGAGCCTTGTTTGGTGATTTTATGAGGGGCCGGGTAAATTGTCTTTGGGTTGAACACTCTGATAAAAACGGTAGGCTGGAGTTAAATGTGCTTATTCCAAAAATAGATCTTGTAACGGGCAAGTCATATAATCCATATTACTCAGAGCATGATCAATACCGCATAGACCTTATAAAAAGGATAATAAACAACACCTATCGATTGCAAAGCCCAGATGACCCGACTAGAGAGCAAACTATCAAGACTAGTAAGAAAAATTTAGAGTATTATCAAAATTTAGAACAGGTTGATAAAAAGCTGCATGAGCTTGTAAAAAATGGATTTATTCAAAGTAGAGACCATATGATAGAGCTTTTAGACAGAAGCGGGATTGAAGTCACAAGGGCTTCAAAAAATAGTATTTCGATTAAGCTACCAAACCAAAAAGTAAAAAATAGATTATCAGGAGGAATATATAGTGAATCTTTCAAATGCATTAGCGATCTTAGAGGGCTCGGTGAGGAGTCAGTCAGAAGAATTAAAGCATACCATAGTAGAGATACACAAGCAGAGTGTGAAAGATATAGAAAAGAGCTTGAGCGAATCATTGCAAAAAGAGATAAATTTAATAAAAAGAAATTTGCAAGAACAAATGCAAGAGATGATATCTATAAACAAAAAGAGCAAAGTTTGGAACATAATCTTAATCTTGATTATATTATTAATGACGGGGTTGATAGCGGGATACTTAATCAGCCAGAAATTTATTACGAAGCCACAAATAAAACAAGCCAGAGTAGAGCTGATAGAACAGCTTCAAACGTTACTGAACCAAAAGGAGCAGCAGATAGAGCAGATGAGAGCGTGGCAGATACCAAGCCGGTGGAGACACTCTCAGCCGTCAAACGATCAAATGAGCTACTATATGGCGATACCGATAGAGACGGATATACAAAAACAGAACAACAAATATTACATACATATAAGGACGGAGTAGATGACGATATTAGAAGAGGAATTATTAAAAGAAAACGAGAGCTTAGTGACGATAATCAAACAAGAGAGGGTGAGGCACGAGAGCGATATGAACGATTTATTAAACAACAACAAGGAATTAATCCAAGAACTCAATTTCCAGAGAACCGAGAACAAGAGATTATTGGGAATTTTGAGTCAGATATCAAACAAATACAAAGAGAACTTCAAGAAGCTGAAAGAAATTTACAAGAACGAATTGGCGAATTTAAAGAGCGATTTAAACAAAGAGTTAGAGGCATTAGAGAGCAGATTGGACGAATTGCAGATAAATTTAGGGCAAATTTAAAGGATATAACAGATATGCGGCAATAA
- a CDS encoding helix-turn-helix domain-containing protein, with product MNANIYFFSEQEVADMFGVQKNTLAKWRIANSKGPKLPFVKLGRNIAYRKEAIYTWLEEHEYATTKEAKNTDR from the coding sequence ATGAATGCAAATATCTATTTTTTCTCCGAACAAGAGGTTGCCGATATGTTCGGGGTTCAAAAAAATACATTGGCAAAGTGGCGTATAGCAAACAGCAAAGGACCAAAACTCCCATTTGTAAAGCTTGGGCGCAATATAGCATATAGAAAAGAAGCTATATATACATGGCTTGAAGAGCATGAATATGCAACGACTAAGGAGGCAAAAAATACGGATAGGTGA
- a CDS encoding restriction endonuclease subunit S — protein sequence MLISGQDLTPEKYSKVKSGIPYITGASNLEGEEVIFNRWTTKPVSIANSGDLLLTCKGTVGKIAFLKHKEAHIARQIMAIRAISNLALHYVKAFLIISMQKIKSDAKSMIPGISREVLLSILIPLPPLAEQQRIVDKLERLLPSVERYKQDKEKLDELNLKFPSRLKKSIIDYAIKGKLVKQDKKDESVEILLQKIKKQKDKLIKEKKIKPFKFNSTIFKHSDNSHYEKIGNKTRIIQDEIPFEIPDSWAWVRLGDVAEIYTGDSINQDQKLRKYTNLKDGRYYIATKDVGFNGTIDYENGVKIPQNETKFKAAPKDSILLCIEGGSAGKKIGYLESEVCFGNKLCCFTPFILHSKFIFYYLQSSCFLDFFRQGTTGIITGVNLSQLKTILIPLPPLSEQRRIVAKIEEILNLET from the coding sequence ATGCTTATATCTGGGCAAGATTTGACACCAGAAAAATACTCAAAAGTCAAAAGCGGTATTCCATATATTACCGGCGCAAGCAATCTAGAAGGTGAAGAGGTTATTTTTAATAGATGGACGACCAAGCCAGTCTCAATAGCCAATAGTGGAGATTTGTTGCTTACTTGTAAGGGTACTGTTGGGAAAATTGCTTTTTTAAAACATAAAGAAGCTCATATTGCAAGACAAATTATGGCTATCAGAGCAATAAGCAATCTAGCTTTACACTATGTAAAAGCTTTTTTAATAATTTCTATGCAAAAAATTAAATCAGATGCAAAAAGTATGATACCTGGAATATCACGTGAAGTTTTGCTATCCATCCTCATCCCTCTTCCGCCGCTAGCGGAACAACAAAGAATAGTAGATAAACTTGAGAGATTATTGCCTTCTGTTGAAAGGTACAAGCAAGATAAGGAAAAGCTAGATGAACTAAATTTAAAGTTTCCTTCTCGTTTAAAAAAATCAATTATTGATTATGCTATTAAAGGTAAATTGGTAAAACAAGATAAAAAAGACGAGAGTGTAGAAATTTTACTTCAAAAGATAAAAAAACAAAAAGACAAACTTATAAAAGAAAAGAAAATAAAGCCATTTAAATTTAATTCTACTATTTTTAAACACTCCGATAATTCCCATTATGAGAAGATAGGTAATAAAACTCGTATAATCCAAGATGAAATTCCTTTTGAGATACCAGATAGTTGGGCTTGGGTGAGGTTGGGGGATGTGGCGGAAATTTATACAGGTGACAGCATAAACCAAGATCAAAAGCTTAGAAAATATACAAATTTAAAGGACGGCAGATATTATATTGCCACAAAAGATGTCGGATTTAACGGGACGATAGATTATGAGAATGGAGTTAAAATCCCACAAAATGAGACAAAATTTAAAGCCGCCCCCAAAGATAGCATCTTACTTTGCATAGAGGGCGGAAGCGCGGGCAAAAAGATAGGCTATCTTGAAAGCGAAGTATGCTTTGGCAATAAATTATGCTGCTTTACTCCATTTATTTTGCACTCAAAATTTATATTTTATTATCTGCAAAGCTCTTGTTTTTTGGATTTTTTCAGACAAGGCACGACAGGAATAATCACAGGCGTAAATCTAAGTCAGCTAAAAACTATACTCATACCACTACCGCCCCTGTCAGAACAACGCCGCATAGTCGCCAAAATCGAAGAGATTTTAAATTTAGAAACTTAG
- a CDS encoding tyrosine-type recombinase/integrase, whose amino-acid sequence MITQFQNYLKNQNLSENTISSYVCTLKQYLVKFDGFSVRNLKAYKLWLIENYRPKTVNLRLRAINCYLESIKRRGFRLKFVKVQQKSFLENVISEADYEYFKGALLTNNEQKWYFVIRFLAATGARVSELVKFKAEHVKLGYLDLYSKGGKLRRIYILTSLQSATLSWLEAYKIKSGFIFLNRFNKPITPRGIAGELKKFAKIYGLDEKVVYPHSFRHLFAKRFLAKFNDIAFLADLMGHENIETTRIYLRKTATEQRQIVDSVIDW is encoded by the coding sequence ATGATTACACAATTTCAAAACTATCTTAAGAATCAAAATTTGTCGGAGAATACTATCTCTTCATATGTTTGCACGTTAAAGCAATACTTAGTTAAATTTGATGGCTTTTCCGTGCGAAATTTAAAAGCCTATAAACTTTGGCTTATAGAAAATTATCGCCCAAAAACCGTAAATTTACGACTTCGAGCAATAAATTGCTATCTTGAAAGCATTAAAAGGCGTGGCTTTAGGTTAAAGTTTGTCAAAGTACAGCAAAAATCATTTTTAGAAAATGTCATTAGCGAAGCCGATTATGAGTACTTCAAAGGCGCTTTGCTCACGAATAATGAGCAAAAATGGTATTTTGTAATACGATTTTTGGCGGCAACTGGCGCAAGAGTGAGTGAGCTAGTAAAATTTAAAGCAGAGCACGTCAAGCTCGGTTATCTTGATCTATACTCAAAAGGCGGAAAATTAAGACGAATTTATATCCTAACATCTCTACAAAGTGCAACTTTATCATGGTTAGAAGCCTACAAGATAAAAAGCGGATTTATATTTTTAAACCGCTTTAATAAACCTATCACGCCAAGAGGCATAGCTGGTGAGCTGAAGAAATTTGCTAAAATTTACGGACTTGATGAAAAAGTAGTCTATCCACACTCGTTTAGGCATCTTTTTGCAAAAAGATTTTTAGCTAAATTTAATGATATTGCATTTTTAGCCGATCTTATGGGGCACGAAAATATCGAAACTACTAGAATTTATCTGCGAAAGACGGCGACAGAACAACGCCAAATTGTAGATAGTGTTATAGATTGGTAG